In Macadamia integrifolia cultivar HAES 741 chromosome 5, SCU_Mint_v3, whole genome shotgun sequence, a single window of DNA contains:
- the LOC122078668 gene encoding transcription factor bHLH30-like yields the protein MCAKKEEDRGECSQIYNIQSYQEQLFLRQQQQQFSSSDGYGGGGGGGGGGGLIFPDVVPPIIPWSLPPVHTFNPVSFSTNSGRDHDSFFVPPPTPPSSSLGGLFNRRASSALHHQFAYEGPSSHDHHHHLRILSEAHGGPVGLHHTSSHQFGFQSELGKMTPQEIMDAKALAASKSHSEAERRRRERINNHLAKLRSLLPNTTKTDKASLLAEVIQHVKELKRQTSQIAEASPVPTEMDELTVDASDEEDGKLMIKASLCCEDRSDLLPDLIKTLKALRLRTLKAEITTLGGRVKNVLFITGEDDETNKNNNEQQQQQQQQQYSISSIQEALKAVMERTTTGDDSSSGSIKRQRTNVNILEHRSL from the exons ATGTGtgccaagaaagaggaggaTCGAGGTGAGTGTTCTCAGATTTACAACATCCAAAGCTACCAAGAACAGCTATTTCTTCGACAGCAACAACAGCAATTCAGTAGCAGTGATGGgtatggaggaggaggaggaggaggaggaggaggagggttAATCTTCCCTGATGTAGTCCCTCCAATCATCCCATGGTCTCTACCTCCGGTTCACACGTTCAACCCGGTTTCTTTCTCCACTAACTCGGGCCGAGACCACGATTCCTTCTTCGTTCCACCACCTACTCCACCATCATCATCCTTGGGTGGTTTATTCAACAGAAGAGCTTCTTCTGCTCTTCATCATCAGTTTGCTTATGAAGGTCCATCATCtcatgatcatcatcatcatctaaggatcttaTCAGAAGCACATGGTGGTCCTGTTGGTCTTCATCACACTTCCTCTCATCAATTCGGGTTTCAATCTGAGTTGGGTAAGATGACACCACAGGAGATCATGGATGCTAAAGCACTTGCAGCTTCTAAGAGCCATAGTGAAgctgagagaagaagaagagagagaatcaacaATCATCTCGCTAAATTACGCAGCTTGCTCCCCAACACCACTAAA ACGGACAAGGCTTCATTGCTAGCAGAAGTGATCCAACATGTGAAAGAACTGAAAAGGCAAACATCCCAGATAGCTGAAGCAAGTCCAGTCCCAACTGAGATGGATGAACTCACAGTGGATGCATCAGATGAGGAGGATGGAAAGTTGATGATCAAAGCTTCATTGTGCTGTGAAGATAGGTCTGATCTCTTGCCAGACCTAATCAAAACCTTGAAAGCTCTCCGGTTAAGAACTCTGAAAGCGGAGATTACTACACTTGGTGGACGGGTAAAGAATGTATTGTTCATTACAGGGGAAGATGATGAAACCAATAAGAACAATAAtgagcaacagcagcagcagcaacaacaacagtaCTCCATTAGCTCAATTCAAGAAGCATTGAAAGCAGTCATGGAGAGAACAACAACGGGTGATGATTCTTCATCAGGGAGTATTAAGAGACAAAGAACCAATGTCAATATTCTTGAACACAGGTCTCTCTAA